A single Ignavibacteriales bacterium DNA region contains:
- a CDS encoding efflux RND transporter permease subunit, whose product MIEKIIDWSAKNRFLVIILYILLTAAGLYSLYNLNIDAIPDLSENQVIVYTEWMGRSAEIVENQLTFPLVSALQGLSDVKDIRGSSMFGMSFIFVIFEEDVDLKRARSQVLEKLSSIQSSLPQGAKPVLGPDGTGVGHILWYTLRSEKHDLAELRSLQDWFVKLRLSSVPGVAEVASIGGFVKQYQIILNPEKLSYFGIAPALVTDALRKSNSEAGGRILEMTDTEYYVRGKGYFTSLDDIANVVVTTLPGGRAVYVKDIADVSFGTELRRGLLDADGEGEVTGGIIVMQNGENAKEVIDRVKEKMEEITPGLPEGVSIHIDYDRSELIVAAVSTLERALLEAAITVSLMVAIFLLHFRSIVRILIEIPVAVILSFILMYIFDITTNIMSLGGIIIAIGVIVDSSIVMVENAYRNIAAKIKEKGVLSDQDYKEISVNSAKQVGRAIFFSELMIFISFVPVFLLTGQEGKLFTPLAFTKSFVMLSSAVISISLIPVMMTFLMRGKFRSESENPVTGFFMKLYQPVIRFALKYRKTVLAVNIIALLAAVPVYMNTGSEFMPSLDEGSLLFMPVTLPNVSITEAKRILTLQDKIIKSVPEVSTVLGKAGRGETATDNAPLSMIETIIILKPHDQWRPGLTKNDIINELDAKLRMPGVRNGWTQPIINRINMLSTGVRSDLGLKIYGTNPDTLDFYAVKAENLLKNVEGISQPFAERNLGGLYVDIKLKPEAARYGLTSGELNFIIESLIGGEKISEVINGRERFPVNVRYSPASRDDIDALRNLLIPVSVGGTASLQPQGAAVSAASAPMGGMNGMSGGSSVPQAKNVQETGSDASSLLNSGASSQWVTLSSIAEISIVPGASMINSENGFLRSIVYTNVSGRDLGSTVEDADEVISAGLKLPPGYTYEWGGQYENKMNAQKRLQYIVPLVLVVIFMLLYITLRDFKEAFVVMLSVPFALIGGIFMIYLLDYNFSVAVWVGFIALYGIAVETGVVMVVYLHEALDKRIKAARKEGRAVTKSDIYEAAVEGSVLRLRPKLMTVFTSMIGLVPIMWATGTGADVMKPLTAPMIGGLFTSAVHVLIVTPVIFIMMKEYLLKKDKLTISKMHSQEGDENEHA is encoded by the coding sequence ATGATTGAAAAAATTATTGACTGGTCGGCTAAAAACCGTTTCCTGGTCATCATCCTTTATATACTTCTGACGGCAGCCGGATTGTATTCTCTTTACAATCTGAATATTGACGCCATTCCTGATCTTTCTGAAAATCAGGTAATTGTATATACAGAATGGATGGGGCGGTCAGCCGAAATTGTTGAGAACCAGCTCACATTCCCTCTTGTTTCAGCATTGCAGGGGCTCTCTGACGTAAAAGATATCAGAGGAAGCTCCATGTTCGGAATGTCATTCATCTTTGTCATATTTGAAGAAGATGTTGATTTAAAGCGGGCAAGATCTCAGGTTCTCGAAAAACTTTCATCTATCCAATCCTCCCTCCCCCAGGGAGCAAAACCTGTGCTCGGTCCGGACGGAACCGGTGTTGGGCACATTCTCTGGTACACGCTGCGGAGCGAAAAACACGACCTGGCAGAACTTCGTTCACTGCAGGACTGGTTTGTTAAACTGCGGCTTTCATCCGTTCCCGGCGTCGCAGAAGTAGCAAGTATCGGAGGATTCGTAAAGCAGTACCAGATTATCCTGAATCCTGAAAAACTTTCCTATTTTGGTATAGCTCCGGCGTTAGTCACTGATGCACTCAGGAAAAGCAACAGTGAGGCAGGTGGCCGGATTCTGGAAATGACTGATACTGAATACTACGTCCGTGGCAAAGGTTATTTCACCAGCCTTGATGACATAGCGAACGTTGTGGTCACCACACTCCCCGGAGGAAGAGCAGTATATGTTAAAGATATTGCAGATGTCAGCTTTGGCACCGAACTTCGGCGCGGGCTGCTGGATGCTGATGGTGAGGGGGAGGTTACCGGCGGTATCATCGTCATGCAAAATGGTGAAAACGCAAAAGAGGTAATTGACCGGGTCAAAGAAAAAATGGAGGAGATTACGCCCGGACTGCCCGAAGGCGTTTCCATTCATATAGATTATGACCGCAGCGAACTGATTGTTGCTGCTGTTTCCACCCTGGAGCGTGCGCTGCTTGAAGCCGCTATAACGGTCTCTCTTATGGTTGCCATATTCCTCCTCCATTTCAGAAGTATCGTCAGAATTCTGATCGAGATTCCGGTGGCTGTCATTCTTTCCTTTATTCTGATGTATATATTTGACATCACGACCAACATTATGAGCCTTGGCGGTATTATCATTGCTATAGGAGTTATTGTTGACTCTTCTATCGTGATGGTGGAAAATGCCTACCGAAATATTGCTGCCAAGATAAAAGAAAAGGGAGTGCTATCTGATCAGGATTATAAAGAGATTTCCGTTAATTCAGCCAAACAGGTTGGCAGGGCAATCTTTTTCTCCGAACTGATGATCTTCATCTCATTTGTACCGGTGTTCTTGCTTACCGGACAGGAAGGAAAACTCTTTACACCGCTGGCGTTTACAAAATCTTTTGTCATGCTAAGTTCAGCGGTCATTTCCATCTCTCTGATTCCGGTGATGATGACCTTCCTGATGAGGGGTAAATTCCGGTCTGAGTCAGAAAATCCGGTAACCGGATTTTTTATGAAGCTTTATCAGCCGGTTATCAGATTCGCGCTTAAGTACCGGAAGACCGTACTGGCAGTTAATATCATCGCCCTGCTTGCTGCCGTTCCGGTATATATGAATACCGGCTCGGAATTTATGCCCTCACTTGATGAAGGCTCACTTCTATTTATGCCTGTAACACTCCCCAACGTATCAATCACCGAGGCAAAAAGAATACTCACCTTGCAGGATAAAATCATTAAATCGGTACCGGAGGTGTCAACTGTTCTTGGTAAAGCAGGCCGGGGAGAAACAGCAACTGACAATGCTCCCCTTAGCATGATTGAGACCATCATCATCCTCAAACCCCATGATCAGTGGAGACCCGGACTCACGAAGAACGATATCATAAATGAACTTGACGCAAAACTGAGAATGCCCGGCGTCAGAAATGGCTGGACTCAGCCCATTATAAACAGGATAAATATGCTTTCAACCGGAGTACGTTCCGATCTGGGTCTCAAGATCTACGGCACAAATCCTGATACGCTGGATTTTTATGCTGTTAAAGCAGAGAACCTCCTCAAAAACGTTGAAGGAATCAGCCAGCCATTTGCTGAGAGAAATCTGGGCGGGCTATATGTTGATATCAAACTCAAACCCGAAGCAGCTAGGTATGGCTTAACATCAGGTGAACTTAACTTTATAATCGAATCCCTGATCGGAGGAGAAAAAATCTCTGAGGTAATAAACGGGAGAGAACGATTCCCGGTAAACGTAAGATATTCCCCTGCATCTCGGGATGATATAGATGCTTTAAGGAATCTGCTCATTCCTGTCTCAGTTGGCGGCACTGCTTCTTTGCAGCCGCAAGGCGCAGCTGTTTCAGCAGCCTCAGCACCCATGGGAGGGATGAACGGCATGAGTGGCGGTTCTTCAGTCCCTCAGGCAAAGAATGTGCAGGAAACCGGATCAGATGCATCATCTTTGCTTAATTCCGGTGCATCTTCTCAGTGGGTTACTCTTTCATCCATAGCCGAAATTTCAATTGTTCCGGGAGCATCTATGATCAATAGTGAAAACGGATTTTTGCGCTCTATTGTATATACAAACGTCAGCGGCCGCGACCTTGGAAGCACGGTAGAGGATGCGGACGAAGTTATCTCTGCCGGGCTAAAACTGCCCCCGGGATATACTTATGAATGGGGCGGACAGTATGAAAACAAGATGAACGCGCAAAAACGGCTTCAGTATATCGTTCCCCTCGTACTGGTTGTTATTTTTATGCTCCTTTATATAACACTGCGGGATTTCAAGGAGGCATTTGTCGTAATGCTTTCAGTCCCCTTTGCCCTTATCGGAGGTATTTTCATGATTTATCTGCTCGACTATAACTTCTCCGTTGCTGTCTGGGTCGGCTTTATCGCTCTCTATGGAATAGCGGTAGAAACGGGTGTGGTAATGGTAGTCTACCTGCACGAAGCGCTTGATAAGAGAATTAAGGCAGCCAGAAAGGAAGGGAGAGCCGTTACAAAATCTGATATATATGAAGCTGCCGTGGAAGGTTCCGTACTCCGGCTTCGCCCGAAGCTCATGACAGTATTTACCAGCATGATAGGGCTTGTTCCTATTATGTGGGCAACCGGTACCGGAGCTGATGTGATGAAACCCCTGACCGCCCCGATGATAGGAGGCTTGTTTACATCAGCAGTGCATGTGCTGATTGTTACTCCGGTAATCTTCATTATGATGAAGGAATATTTGCTAAAGAAGGACAAACTGACAATTTCAAAAATGCACAGTCAGGAAGGAGATGAGAACGAACATGCGTAA
- a CDS encoding TolC family protein, protein MRKLLFILLLPALHVYAQTLPELLTLTFRHNDAVKSFDFRAQAAESKAGTAGIYPDPQMMFTINQIPWPGGNPVTEAYSQEISVSQMIMTGGKLGSMRNAELKSIPIIEAQKKEYKARLASQIAGSYYNLWIMDQEIELQRRYHHLITKLINLFSAQSSSGSRTAELISLRSESAVAEVNLNKMISERRSMELMLLGQMGISDSLLSGITPSILPSDTLSSLETVMQIHGNPQISVMHAMEEMIEAEKDALSREIYPDLMAELMFMRMPLGMPLTTKTDPDMIHDLGKGETEYMYGLRFSLTLPFLPGYSARVKHSVDEKHLLKSAAVLERENMKRMIERESVSLREEYLTTAEIIKKYKNEVLPLLRQNIGLLESLFSSGQADLNAVLREEKMYIMNEMELLSLIKKLLSLRARYILFTDIDKLSQEGQL, encoded by the coding sequence ATGCGTAAGTTATTGTTCATATTGCTTTTACCGGCTTTGCACGTCTATGCTCAGACACTGCCAGAACTGCTGACTCTCACATTCCGTCACAATGATGCCGTAAAATCCTTCGATTTCAGGGCACAGGCAGCAGAATCAAAAGCCGGAACTGCAGGCATATATCCTGATCCGCAGATGATGTTCACCATCAATCAGATTCCATGGCCCGGCGGTAATCCTGTCACTGAAGCCTATTCACAGGAAATATCCGTCAGCCAGATGATTATGACCGGAGGTAAACTGGGGAGCATGCGGAACGCGGAATTGAAAAGTATTCCGATTATTGAAGCACAGAAAAAGGAGTATAAGGCCAGATTAGCTTCTCAAATCGCCGGTTCCTATTATAATCTGTGGATCATGGATCAGGAGATTGAACTGCAAAGACGCTATCATCATCTGATAACAAAACTCATTAATCTGTTCAGCGCTCAATCTTCATCCGGTTCACGGACCGCGGAACTGATTTCACTCCGTTCTGAGTCCGCGGTTGCTGAGGTAAATCTGAATAAGATGATTTCTGAAAGAAGGTCAATGGAGCTGATGCTGCTCGGCCAGATGGGTATATCCGATTCACTGCTGAGCGGAATAACACCTTCAATTCTGCCATCTGATACTCTTTCTTCACTTGAAACTGTGATGCAAATTCATGGTAATCCTCAGATATCCGTCATGCACGCAATGGAGGAAATGATAGAAGCGGAAAAAGATGCCCTAAGCCGTGAAATATATCCTGATCTCATGGCTGAACTCATGTTCATGCGGATGCCATTGGGTATGCCGCTGACCACCAAGACAGACCCTGACATGATTCATGATCTGGGTAAGGGAGAAACTGAGTACATGTATGGTCTCCGCTTCAGTCTTACACTCCCCTTTCTGCCCGGCTATTCTGCCAGAGTGAAACACAGTGTGGATGAAAAACATCTGCTTAAGAGCGCTGCTGTGCTTGAAAGAGAAAACATGAAAAGGATGATCGAAAGAGAGTCCGTTTCGCTCCGTGAGGAGTATCTCACCACAGCAGAAATTATTAAAAAATATAAAAATGAAGTTCTTCCCCTGCTCAGGCAGAACATCGGTCTCCTTGAGTCCCTCTTCAGCAGCGGACAGGCCGATCTTAATGCCGTTCTGCGTGAAGAAAAAATGTATATCATGAACGAAATGGAGCTCCTCTCTCTCATAAAGAAACTGCTTTCTTTAAGAGCGAGGTATATACTTTTCACCGATATTGATAAATTGTCTCAGGAGGGACAGTTATGA
- the lon gene encoding endopeptidase La: MKNKAEQTGEIEIPRVMPVLPLRDMVIFPFMIYPVLVGREQSITAANHAMEAGKILFLTTQIRSSVENPTKEDLYLEGTIARIQQMVRLPNGLMKVLVDGLVQGKIVSFTERKEFFEATVDFLLPGVTNTNEIDALVRQSTTLFKEYLKLSKTGNQDLAASIDLIDDPQKKLFFIAANITQSIENKQRLLSIYSLREQYFELIKMLNTEIDILKIEIEIDGKVQENIAKTQRKFIISEQIKILQDELGEDEDSSPEVMKLREAIKEAGMPQVAFDKATEELNKLKKIPPLSPEYTVIRNYLDVLISLPWSKKSEDRLDIHNVMKVLNEDHYGLDKPKERIAEHIAVLNMVKKMRGQILCLVGPPGVGKTSLGRSIARALGREFVRISLGGVRDEAEIRGHRRTYIGSMPGKIIMAMKRAGTVNPVILLDEIDKLTSDFRGDPASAMLEVLDPEQNHTFQDHYLEVDYDLSNVMFITTANVRYTIPLPLQDRMEIIELSSYLEMDKLEIAKRHIIPKQVENHGLVDYHVSFKDDAILSVINNYTREAGVRNLEREIASVLRKTAKNILEKNGGKEKKSRKPKQFVIDSKKVAEFLGIPKYKQQKHATASKVGSVTGLAWTSVGGDILSVDVSIMPGAEKLTLTGQLGEVMRESAHAALSYIRSNAALFGIEDEYFKGKEIHIHLPAGAIPKDGPSAGITLTIAMLSAITGKPVAGDIAMTGEITLRGEVFPIGGLNEKLLAARKNGIKKVLIPKENQIDLQEIPKPILEGLIITPVSTIPQAVSETLPEITMNLKKKPAGKKR; the protein is encoded by the coding sequence ATGAAAAATAAGGCAGAACAGACCGGGGAAATAGAAATCCCCCGGGTAATGCCGGTACTTCCCCTCAGGGATATGGTAATTTTTCCGTTTATGATTTATCCGGTGCTGGTAGGCAGGGAGCAGTCCATCACCGCTGCAAATCATGCCATGGAAGCAGGTAAGATACTTTTCCTTACCACGCAAATCCGCTCCTCAGTTGAAAACCCAACGAAGGAAGACCTGTATCTGGAAGGTACAATTGCCAGGATTCAGCAGATGGTACGTCTGCCAAACGGATTGATGAAAGTTCTGGTTGATGGTCTGGTACAGGGAAAAATTGTCTCTTTTACCGAGAGAAAAGAATTTTTTGAGGCAACCGTTGATTTCCTGCTTCCGGGGGTAACCAATACCAACGAAATTGATGCTCTGGTCAGGCAGTCTACCACGCTTTTTAAGGAGTATCTGAAACTGAGCAAAACGGGCAATCAGGATTTAGCTGCCTCAATTGACCTGATTGATGACCCGCAGAAAAAACTCTTTTTCATTGCTGCCAATATCACCCAGTCAATTGAAAATAAACAGCGTCTTCTTTCAATTTACAGTCTGAGAGAACAGTATTTTGAGCTGATTAAAATGCTGAATACCGAGATTGATATTCTGAAGATTGAAATTGAAATTGACGGCAAAGTTCAGGAGAATATCGCCAAAACACAGAGAAAGTTTATTATCTCTGAGCAGATAAAAATTCTTCAGGATGAACTCGGGGAGGATGAAGATTCATCACCAGAAGTAATGAAACTCCGTGAGGCAATTAAAGAAGCGGGTATGCCGCAGGTTGCATTTGATAAGGCAACCGAAGAACTGAATAAATTAAAGAAAATTCCGCCACTCTCTCCGGAATACACTGTAATAAGAAATTATCTGGATGTCCTCATCTCTCTCCCGTGGAGTAAAAAGAGTGAAGACCGTCTTGATATACATAACGTTATGAAGGTTCTTAATGAGGATCATTACGGACTTGACAAGCCCAAAGAGAGAATTGCAGAACATATTGCAGTTCTGAATATGGTGAAGAAGATGAGGGGACAGATACTCTGTCTGGTAGGTCCTCCCGGTGTTGGAAAAACCTCACTTGGCAGATCAATTGCACGGGCCCTCGGAAGAGAGTTTGTAAGGATCAGTCTCGGCGGTGTCCGTGATGAAGCAGAAATCCGCGGACACAGAAGAACATATATCGGTTCGATGCCGGGTAAGATTATCATGGCAATGAAAAGAGCAGGGACGGTTAATCCTGTTATCCTGCTGGATGAAATTGATAAACTGACATCTGATTTCAGAGGCGATCCGGCTTCAGCCATGCTTGAAGTTCTTGATCCTGAGCAGAATCATACCTTCCAGGATCATTATCTTGAAGTGGATTATGATCTTTCCAATGTCATGTTCATTACCACGGCGAATGTGAGATATACCATTCCTCTGCCGCTGCAGGACAGGATGGAAATTATTGAGCTTTCAAGTTATCTTGAAATGGATAAACTTGAAATAGCCAAGCGTCACATTATACCAAAGCAGGTAGAGAATCATGGTCTGGTGGATTACCATGTCAGCTTTAAGGATGATGCTATTCTTTCGGTTATCAATAATTATACACGGGAAGCCGGTGTAAGAAATCTTGAACGAGAGATTGCGTCTGTTCTCCGGAAGACTGCAAAGAATATTCTTGAGAAAAACGGCGGTAAAGAAAAAAAGAGCAGGAAGCCAAAGCAATTCGTGATTGACTCGAAAAAAGTTGCGGAGTTTCTTGGTATCCCCAAATATAAACAGCAGAAACATGCTACTGCCTCTAAAGTCGGGTCTGTGACTGGACTTGCCTGGACGAGTGTGGGAGGAGATATATTAAGTGTGGATGTTTCCATTATGCCGGGAGCAGAAAAACTGACGCTGACCGGACAACTCGGTGAAGTGATGCGCGAATCAGCGCATGCAGCACTGAGTTATATACGCTCAAACGCTGCACTCTTTGGCATTGAAGATGAGTATTTTAAGGGGAAGGAAATTCATATCCACCTTCCTGCCGGAGCCATACCCAAAGACGGTCCGTCGGCTGGTATAACACTTACCATTGCCATGCTCTCAGCCATAACCGGTAAACCGGTCGCGGGTGATATCGCAATGACAGGTGAAATTACGCTCCGCGGAGAAGTATTTCCCATCGGCGGGCTGAATGAAAAGCTGCTCGCGGCAAGAAAAAATGGTATTAAAAAGGTTCTTATTCCAAAGGAAAATCAGATTGACCTTCAGGAAATACCAAAACCGATTCTTGAGGGATTGATTATAACTCCTGTTTCAACCATTCCTCAGGCGGTGAGTGAAACACTCCCTGAAATTACCATGAATCTTAAAAAGAAACCGGCTGGAAAGAAACGCTGA